The sequence GTGATACAGGTCTGGTCAAAAAAGTTCCCAAATCTGTCCTGATTTTAGCACTGCGTACGATGCCATTCTTGTCCTTGTGAGTTTCGACAACCAATCCCTTCGGCCAAGTATTTCGTTTGAAAGCAGCATCCACGATCAAAACAACGTCATCGACTTGTAACGGTTTCACCTTCTTGAGCCATTTCGAACGTTGTGTAATTGTAGGCAAATATTCCATCACGAATGCATACCAAAACTTATCGGCCATAGCTTGTGCCGTTCGCCATGAATTTCGCAACAAATCCGAGTCGTTGAAGTCGTGAGGTGGTTTGTATCCGTTCGATGATCCAATGAGAAAATGATTCGGTGTGAGAACTTCATCGTACGGCGAATCAAGTGCAACGTAGGTTAAAGGTCTCGAGTTGACGATGTTTTCGGCTTCGATAAATAAACTCTGAAGCACTTCGTCGGTAGGATAACGGGACGTCATTGATTCATCCAAACACTTTTTCACAGTCTGGATCATTCGTTCCCAACTGCCTCCCATATGAGGCGCAACTGGCGGATTGAAAGTCCACATAAAGTCGGATGTTGTAAATTCTTCTTGAATTCGATCTTGTTTCAGCTTCTTGAATTCTTTGCGCAATTCGGACAGTGGTATTGTGTGCACCGTGCAGATTAGTTCCATTGTCggaataaaatacttttggTTGACCCCGACGTCCAATAAAATTGTAGATGGCCATGATGCATGAACTTGTATCCAACGAATGCGCAATTTCGAGATGAATGGCACGCGTTGTGAGACAAGTGAACAGCACACCCCAACGCTTTACCGTTCCACGACCAAAAACCACTTTCATCGGGCCGAAATAATCAATTCCAACGTAGGTGAACGGTCGAACATGTACTGCCAATCTCGCCTCTGGAAGTGGAGCCATTTCCGGTACCTTTGGCTTCATTAAACGATTCTTACACATCTGACAGTTGTGACGAACTTGATTGAGAAGCACACGAAGTCGtggaatgtaaaaaatttgccGGATCTCATTCAACACAGTCTGATTATTTAGGTGTTTGTATTTGCGATGATAGAAGTCGACGATCAGATGAGTAACGTAATGGTGGCGGTCTAAAATGATCGGTCGCTTCATAGTGTCCGAAATTGACGTCGCAGCGTCAATTCTTCCTCGAACTCTCATGACGCCAATATCGTCGATATATGCTGAAGTAGTGCGGATGACACTAGCCGTCGgaaattctttttgtttgtCAGCCGTTGCGCCAACGTTGTATTGAATTATGGCAATTTCGTCACCAAAAGCTCTTTGTTGAACTGACTTATACAGAAACGATTCAGCACACAACAGTTCCTTAGACGAAAAAACACCAGCTAATCGTTGTCCTCGTTTCGTTTTCATGTTgttaataaatcgaaaaacgtACGCCACTGTTCGGACCAATCGACGCCAATTGGAAAATCGTTCAAACTCAACAACTTGTTGCACTGGTTGTTCTATGTGTGATAGCAGGTACATCGGTCGCAATTCTTCTGTCGTTTTAAATTCTGGTTCCTCTAATTCAAAGGTCCAATTGGAATCTTGATCGCGTAAGAAATCTGGTCCTTGAAACCAGCGCGACGACATGTCCAAATCTAAACTTTTCTTGGATTTGGTAGCTTCATCGgcaacattttcattgctaGGAATCCAACGCCAGTCGATTTTGTGAGATGAGTCCAAAATTTCGGCCACTCTAAATGCAACGAATTGACTGTATCGTCGCAAATCGGAATTTATCCAAGCCAGCACTGTCCTTGAGTCGCaccaaataataattttgtcgaTTTGTAGACCGTCATGACTCTGCACTATGCTACTAGCCAGTCTAGTACCAAGTATTCCTCCTTGTAACTCCAAACGTGGAACGGACATTGGTTTGATAGGTGCCACTCTAGATTTAGCTTCAACCAAACAGCTGTCGACGCCAGAATTGTTTTCGATGCGGAAATACGCCGCTGCAGCGTATGCCTCCAAACTAGCATCCACAAAGACGTGAAGTTGTATCAATTCTGGTAAAACAGGCGAAATTCTTGGCGAATACAGTCGAGGAATATGGACATTCTCGACTTGTGGCAAATGTTGCAGCCAAAACCTCCAACGATTTTTCATGTCATCCGAAAGCATATCGTCCCAGTCAATCTTTTCGCGCCAAATATCTTGCAGAAGGATTTTAACATAAATCACGAAGTGTGCCAGAAATCCCAGAGGATCGAAGATTGACATCACTGCACTTAAAATTTGTCGTTTGGTTGGTGGATGAGTGTCGACTGGATGAACCTTTACAAACTTCAAACAATACGTAAAGGTGTCCAGTTCTGTGTTCCAGTAGAGCCCCAGCACACGTTCGGTggtcaaattgattttatcgTCCAAAGTCTTGACAACATTTTCACTGCTACTGTTCAACGATCGTAAAACGTCCTTAGAATTCGATGCAAAATTGCGCATTTCGAAACCGGCATGTCGGTGTATGAACTGTACATCTTGAATCAACTGAACAGCTTCTTCTTCGGTATGCGTGTTGTCAATCAAATCATCCACATAAtgagaacgtgtgatagcatCGTAGGCTCGTGGAAATTGCTCCTTGAAATCGGAAGCGTTCTTATTTTTTACCCATTGCGCAATAGACGGCGAACACGATGAGCCAAACGTCATAACATTCATTACATAAACGTCCGGATTGCGATTTATGTCACCATCGCGCCACAGAAATCGTTGTGAATCTTGATCAGCTGGACACACCAAAACTTGATGGAACATTTCCTTTATGTCGCCGGTGATAGCGATCTTTCGTTGACGAAAACGTCGTAGAATGTCTGGTAGTGGCATAAGCAGATCCGGTCCCaccaataaatttgaattcaacGAATGGCCGTTGACCTTTGCCGCTCCGTCCCAAACGATGCGAAACTTTTCTGGCTTCTTGGGATTAAATACGGGGAAAATAGGCAGGTACCAAGTGCGTGACGTTGTAATGTTTCGCTCTGTATCCAACAATCGTCGTATGTAGCCTTTTTGGATGAAATCGGCGATGTACAAACGCATTTTCTCGGCCAAAACCGAATCTTTTTGCATTTTCGTTTCAACACATTGTAGACGTCTAAGCGCCATTCCATAATTGTTCGGTAGGTGAATATCATCAGTACGCCAGAGCAGTGGTGATACAAATCGATTTCCTTGTCGAATGATCATTGATTCCATCAAATGTCTCGCTCTGGTCAATTCCTTTGATTCGAGTGTCAAATTGGTAGCCTTGACACCGAAATTCtcaatggaaaaatattccGCCATTAATCGATGTAGATCAGGGTCGTCAGACTGGCATTCACACATTGTCAAACCATATTTTGAGGATTGATTTTGACCGCCTTGATCGTTCGGTCCTTGCACTGTCCAACCCAAACGAGTCCAGCACAGAATTGGTTGATTTAAATCGCCTTCCTTCGTGTTTAACGACACCATTAAATGCGAATACTGAAGACCAATAATTAACTGTGGTCGTGCATCAGTATACGTGGAGACTGGAACGTCTTTCATATGTGGATAGTGATTGAGCCAACTCTGAGTTATTGACTGAGACggcaaatttagttttttcaccGTACGAACATGCTTCAGGGTGTATTGTTGCGCTTCGTCGAAAGTTCCGCAAATATTAACGGTAATTTGCCTCGAAGTCGTATCGACTTGATGTGATTTTCCCATTGACCATAAAACACACAACGGCATGATTGTACCGAGCGCTCCAATGTGATTAGCTACACTTTCCTCCAGTGATGTCAAGTTTGAGCCGTCATCCAAAAATGCAAAGATTCGGATAGATTTGTTGTTGTACGACAATATCACCGGAACAATACGAAAAATGTCTGGATTCTTTACACCAACTGACACGGTTCGGTGCGCATTGGATGAATGAGGAACAATTTGTGTTTCAGTTACTGCCGGAATTTGCGCCACTGGTTTAGCAACCGTGTTGTGAAGCAAGACATGATGATTTGCGTTACATCCATCTTTTCCACACTTTTTCTTGGATTTGCATCGTGTCCAATGATGATTTTCGAAGCAACGTCCGCATTTCTTGAACTTTCGTACCAAATTCCACCTTTCGTCGATGGGATTTTGCTTAAATTTTCTGCAATCCACCAATTTATGGGAAGCGGTTTCACAAACTGGACACTTTGACTTGTCGTTCGACGTTTTGCTTGAACCACTTTCCGAATGAGCATTCGAGTACTGATTTTGCTGCGGATTTTTCTTCTTGCTATCATTTTTGCTTTTGTCGATGAACTTTAATGCGGACGGATTAATGACACTAGTTGCGACCTGTGCCAAATGGTACAACCATTTACCCAGTGTTGATAAATCTGCTACTGCAACACCAACTTTGAAGTATGCCCAGTTCAACTGTATCTGCGTTGGCAATTTGTCAATAACTGTTTGGATTAAGATCGGATTGTGTAGATAGTCCAAATCATTTGAAGATTCAATCGTAGCACACAAGTTTTGCACAGCAATGGCAAACTTTATCAGCGAACCCAAGTCGTCAGCTTGTGGTGAAGgcgtttcattaatttttttcaataactGATGAATGATGAGACTGGGTCgaccaaaaattaaatgtagGGCTTCAATGACACCCGGTACTGCTCTAGCATGTACCAAACGGCACCCGAACATGCTCAGCACGTCACCTTTTAGACTTCGCTGTAATCGTCCCAAATTGTCCGTATCAGTATATCCGCACGCCACTGTAGAAGTTTTCAACGCACTAAGATAGAGAGGCCAGTCCTCTGGTTTTCCATCAAAATCTGGTAACTCCTTGAAGACATGTCGTGAGGCTATTTGATTTCTGGTTAATTGTGCTGGTGGGAGTGAAACATATCCAGATtcttgtactccaaaattCAGTTGCGGAGCAGGACttggattgaaattgaatgtgGATGGCATTCTAGTATTATTGAAGTTTGGTATTCCACCAAATGACGTCGGATCGATGCCAATATCGTTGTTAGATTTCACTTGATGATGATATTGAGCTGAAAGACGATCTTGAATGTCATCCATTGAAGATTGCTGATTATTTGGCGGTTGAAAATTATTCCAATTGCGACGGAATTTCAACGAATCTTGAGCATGGGTTTCACTTTCTCTAAACTTGCTGTTTGTTGTAGCTGGTTGACGTGTATTCATAGGATCGTTTGTTCGAggattgaatttaattttctcctTAACCGTTGTATCGTCATCAATGCGAGAccttttcattgaattttccagtCCACGATGACCAAATGCTCCAAATAATCCACGAAAAGTACGGTCTTTAGGCACAGCACCCttatgatgaaaatcgaaTGTTTCGGGGTGATGATTAGACGCATTCTGGGTATTCGTCGATTGACGTTCAGCTTTTCCGCCTAACAGAACAGATGGtcgtaaaatattctttgACTGACCGGAAACTTGTGAGGCCAGAAAATTACTTCTTAATTGGTCGCTGGAAAGTGTGTTCACAACTTCCCTTTCATGATCACTTGATGATACTGAATGTTCGTCCATAAAtgtgattttcgaaaattctttcGATATGTCCTGTAAGTCACGTGCCCACTTAAGTGTATTATCCACTGACGACGTTTTTGAACATCGTTCCTTATCATCACGACTAGTCGAATCGCTTTCGTCATCAGATGCACCGATTATTCTATACTTCTTGGCCAACACGTCCAATCGAATTGCTTGTTCTTCTTCAAGCCTTTTCAGTGCGGCGATTCGTTGCTTCGTTGTTATTGAACTTTTTGACGACTTATGCGAACCAGGTGGATTCGGTTCTTTTTCTTCGTTGCCTTCGGGACGATGTGACGCTGCTCCAAATATCATGCAGCTCTCGCAGACCCAAGGACGATACCTCACATCACTCGTGACGTTTACACATTGGAAATGATACCAAAGGTCGCATGAATCGCACGCAACCATTTCATCTGTGTCCACATTCGGACATAACCGACAGCTTCTTGTTGTATAAACCATCGGACGAGCTCTTGTGTTCTTTTTATCCATTTTCGATATTAGCTTTGTGCCTTTGTCGACGGATGTCTcgtaaaagaaattgaagaatGTTGCTGATTCGGCTTCCGGTGGCGttcaaattgaaagtaaacACAAGAATTTCTTCTCAAACTTATCGTCGTTTATTGAatcgataaagttttaatCAACTTCAATTTCCTAGTGTAAATATAAACGCAAACATTAGGAAACAACTTAAactaaaaaacagaaattttcctTACTTTTGTATTCCCACACGGAATCCTCAACAGCAAAACAAATGTGCGGCGCAAAGGTTAGAACCAAATCATTCCCTAAACCAGTCAAAATTAGCTCTGATCGCAAAGAAACATTGATTGCAAACTTACAAGTAAAAAGGCGAAGCCTTGcatcaaaaaaatctgcatacAAAACAGGCTGCCTGATGGAATAATTTACGGATCTGAAAATGACAACggcaaaaatggaaaattcgttCTCCTCGCAAACGTTAAacaaaacagcaaaattaCCTAGTCAAACTGAGAACGAATTGCACAGAATAATGCACCGCACAATGAATTACGTTATTTCTATGAACAGATGTCCAAATTACTTTGGATTGAAAAAATACTAATTGGATAAACACAAATGCGTGTGAATGATAACAACGCATATCACAAAATGAAACTAGAAAAAAGCGCATGAATAGAGCACTTCCGAGAAAGAATCTAAAGTGTCATGTCATCGGGTaagaatgtaaaaaaaaaaagtcgatttaATCTGGTACAGCGATAATCAGTGCTGTCCAAcaactcacacgaaaagcatatccgatcgagtgatatacgtaagcctgaagataaataacagatacagtgtcaaattaattcaggtt is a genomic window of Bradysia coprophila strain Holo2 chromosome X unlocalized genomic scaffold, BU_Bcop_v1 contig_212, whole genome shotgun sequence containing:
- the LOC119069027 gene encoding uncharacterized protein LOC119069027; amino-acid sequence: MIFGAASHRPEGNEEKEPNPPGSHKSSKSSITTKQRIAALKRLEEEQAIRLDVLAKKYRIIGASDDESDSTSRDDKERCSKTSSVDNTLKWARDLQDISKEFSKITFMDEHSVSSSDHEREVVNTLSSDQLRSNFLASQVSGQSKNILRPSVLLGGKAERQSTNTQNASNHHPETFDFHHKGAVPKDRTFRGLFGAFGHRGLENSMKRSRIDDDTTVKEKIKFNPRTNDPMNTRQPATTNSKFRESETHAQDSLKFRRNWNNFQPPNNQQSSMDDIQDRLSAQYHHQVKSNNDIGIDPTSFGGIPNFNNTRMPSTFNFNPSPAPQLNFGVQESGYVSLPPAQLTRNQIASRHVFKELPDFDGKPEDWPLYLSALKTSTVACGYTDTDNLGRLQRSLKGDVLSMFGCRLVHARAVPGVIEALHLIFGRPSLIIHQLLKKINETPSPQADDLGSLIKFAIAVQNLCATIESSNDLDYLHNPILIQTVIDKLPTQIQLNWAYFKVGVAVADLSTLGKWLYHLAQVATSVINPSALKFIDKSKNDSKKKNPQQNQYSNAHSESGSSKTSNDKSKCPVCETASHKLVDCRKFKQNPIDERWNLVRKFKKCGRCFENHHWTRCKSKKKCGKDGCNANHHVLLHNTVAKPVAQIPAVTETQIVPHSSNAHRTVSVGVKNPDIFRIVPVILSYNNKSIRIFAFLDDGSNLTSLEESVANHIGALGTIMPLCVLWSMGKSHQVDTTSRQITVNICGTFDEAQQYTLKHVRTVKKLNLPSQSITQSWLNHYPHMKDVPVSTYTDARPQLIIGLQYSHLMVSLNTKEGDLNQPILCWTRLGWTVQGPNDQGGQNQSSKYGLTMCECQSDDPDLHRLMAEYFSIENFGVKATNLTLESKELTRARHLMESMIIRQGNRFVSPLLWRTDDIHLPNNYGMALRRLQCVETKMQKDSVLAEKMRLYIADFIQKGYIRRLLDTERNITTSRTWYLPIFPVFNPKKPEKFRIVWDGAAKVNGHSLNSNLLVGPDLLMPLPDILRRFRQRKIAITGDIKEMFHQVLVCPADQDSQRFLWRDGDINRNPDVYVMNVMTFGSSCSPSIAQWVKNKNASDFKEQFPRAYDAITRSHYVDDLIDNTHTEEEAVQLIQDVQFIHRHAGFEMRNFASNSKDVLRSLNSSSENVVKTLDDKINLTTERVLGLYWNTELDTFTYCLKFVKVHPVDTHPPTKRQILSAVMSIFDPLGFLAHFVIYVKILLQDIWREKIDWDDMLSDDMKNRWRFWLQHLPQVENVHIPRLYSPRISPVLPELIQLHVFVDASLEAYAAAAYFRIENNSGVDSCLVEAKSRVAPIKPMSVPRLELQGGILGTRLASSIVQSHDGLQIDKIIIWCDSRTVLAWINSDLRRYSQFVAFRVAEILDSSHKIDWRWIPSNENVADEATKSKKSLDLDMSSRWFQGPDFLRDQDSNWTFELEEPEFKTTEELRPMYLLSHIEQPVQQVVEFERFSNWRRLVRTVAYVFRFINNMKTKRGQRLAGVFSSKELLCAESFLYKSVQQRAFGDEIAIIQYNVGATADKQKEFPTASVIRTTSAYIDDIGVMRVRGRIDAATSISDTMKRPIILDRHHYVTHLIVDFYHRKYKHLNNQTVLNEIRQIFYIPRLRVLLNQVRHNCQMCKNRLMKPKVPEMAPLPEARLAVHVRPFTYVGIDYFGPMKVVFGRGTYFIPTMELICTVHTIPLSELRKEFKKLKQDRIQEEFTTSDFMWTFNPPVAPHMGGSWERMIQTVKKCLDESMTSRYPTDEVLQSLFIEAENIVNSRPLTYVALDSPYDEVLTPNHFLIGSSNGYKPPHDFNDSDLLRNSWRTAQAMADKFWYAFVMEYLPTITQRSKWLKKVKPLQVDDVVLIVDAAFKRNTWPKGLVVETHKDKNGIVRSAKIRTDLGTFLTRPVSQLVVLDVRKESVQQIELDVKLRSTGSVNGVEDVGQH